TCCTCTTAATACAGAGGCATCCCAGGAAAACTATTCCCTAGTCAATGATGTAGAATCCTTAGAACAGCTTCTTAAAAAATTAGAACGAGAAACAAAGATCTGCATAGATACAGAAGCAACTCATTTACATCCTATGTTAGCCCAACTGGTAGGGATTGGATTTGCTGTTCAAGCAGGACATGCTTGGTACGTCCCTTTAAATGGATTTTTAAGTAAAGAAGTTGTCATTAAAAAAATCAAACCCCTTTTAGAAAAAAAAGAAATTGGTTTTATAGGCCATAATATTAAATATGATCTGCATGTATTAAAAAACGAGACTATTTCTCTGCAATCGATTCACTTTGATACCATTCTAGCCTCTTATTTGTTACATCCTAATACACAGAGACATAGTCTCGATGAACTATCTCTAAAACGATTAGGCAGAGAAAAAATATCTATTGAGAGCTTAATAGGTAAGGGGAAAAAACAAACATCTATGTTAGACGTCTCTCTTGATCTGATAAAGGATTATTGTTGTGAAGATGTAGATTGCACTCTGCAATTAAAAGAACAATTGGAGCCAAAACTACAAGAACAAGGCTTATTTACTTTATTTACAGAAGTAGAGATTCCTTTAATTTTTGTTCTTGCAGAAATGGAACGCAATGGTATTTATATAAATGTAAACACTTTAGAAAAGACATCTCTTGCTCTGTCTTCTAAAATTTTACATCTTGAGCAACAAATTTATGAACTATCAGGTCAGAAATTCAATGTAAATTCACCTAAACAATTAAGCTCTGTTCTATTTGAAAAACTACAAATCAAACCTCCTAAGAAGACAACAACTGGTTACTCTACATCTATAGATGTGCTAGATACACTTAAAAAAGAATATCCCATCGTTAAAAAAATTATAGAATACCGAACTCTTGAAAAACTGCGCTCTACTTATGCCGATTCATTACCTCTGCAAGTAAATCCTGTAACAAAACGGGTTCACTGCACATTCAATCAATCTACAGCAGCAACAGGGCGTCTATCTTGTCAAAATCCCAATTTACAAAATATTCCGGTTCGAACAGAAGAGGGGAAAAAGATCCGCCAAGCATTCGAGCCTCAAGAACTCGATTATAGTTTTTTATCCGCTGATTATTCACAAATCGAGCTAAGAATCTTAGCCCATCTCTCAGAAGACCCTGCTTTAATTCGAGCATTCAACAATCAAGAAGATATCCATAGCTATACCGCGTCCTTGGTCTTTGGAGTGCCTCTTTTGGAAGTAACTCCTACCATGCGCTATCAAGCAAAAGCGGTTAATTTTGGAATCTTATATGGGAAACAAGCTTTTAGCTTATCTCAAGATCTTAATATTTCCTACAAAGAGGCAGAAATCTTTATTGTAACGTATTTTCAGCGTTATCAAAAAGTAAAAGATTTTATTGAATTTTGTGAAGAAACCGCTCGAAAAACAGGTAAAGTTGTAACCATTACCGGTCGTCAGCGCCCTATTGCAGAGATTCATAATAAAAATCCCTCTATTCGAGCATTTGCAAAAAGATTAGCTATTAATACCCCTCTTCAAGGAAGTGCTGCGGATTTAATTAAAATAGCGATGATC
This is a stretch of genomic DNA from Candidatus Rhabdochlamydia oedothoracis. It encodes these proteins:
- the polA gene encoding DNA polymerase I, whose product is MNKIYIVDAVNLLFRAYYAISPMTNLKGESTHALYGFIRSLYKLIKDFSPEYVICVFDGPDNKKSRTKIYSEYKSHRTSMPLDLVEQLQRSLYFCEIAGIPFLSIEGIEADDTMGSIAKWAEKEGSEVFICSSDKDLCQLISDKIHIIHLHKDNLLIDEQKVKDQYGVEPSKIVDFLAITGDSSDNIPGLEGFGPKTASLLLNQYGSLEGILANVSKIKGKKGEILLKQEEIALMSKQLARIDIHIETPTQPSFFQLKNPDTAKIKQFFQEMDFLSLLKELPLNTEASQENYSLVNDVESLEQLLKKLERETKICIDTEATHLHPMLAQLVGIGFAVQAGHAWYVPLNGFLSKEVVIKKIKPLLEKKEIGFIGHNIKYDLHVLKNETISLQSIHFDTILASYLLHPNTQRHSLDELSLKRLGREKISIESLIGKGKKQTSMLDVSLDLIKDYCCEDVDCTLQLKEQLEPKLQEQGLFTLFTEVEIPLIFVLAEMERNGIYINVNTLEKTSLALSSKILHLEQQIYELSGQKFNVNSPKQLSSVLFEKLQIKPPKKTTTGYSTSIDVLDTLKKEYPIVKKIIEYRTLEKLRSTYADSLPLQVNPVTKRVHCTFNQSTAATGRLSCQNPNLQNIPVRTEEGKKIRQAFEPQELDYSFLSADYSQIELRILAHLSEDPALIRAFNNQEDIHSYTASLVFGVPLLEVTPTMRYQAKAVNFGILYGKQAFSLSQDLNISYKEAEIFIVTYFQRYQKVKDFIEFCEETARKTGKVVTITGRQRPIAEIHNKNPSIRAFAKRLAINTPLQGSAADLIKIAMIRVDNYLKQSSKKAKMLLQVHDELLFEAPDQDILLLGKEVKQIMESVMSLKVPLVVDIAIGKNWSEC